TTTTTtgcgatttttaaaaaatttttatttggttatATGCCTGAGTTCTCCCTCCATTTTGGTTGTTTATGATACTGACAACAAGCTGTCCCTGGTCTGTGCAGATCTCCTGCTTTCATTtagcacccccctccccccccgcAGCCACACACCCGGGGCTCACACCTCCTCGCAGACCCCGCACCCCGACCCCGACTCGCCCACCTGAGGAAAGGGCGAAAACAAatgcatttctccaaaaaagaaaaacctctttTGAAAAAAGGGGCAAAGTTCCCCCCAAGTCACTCCAAGTGCCCCCCAAATATTGCCGACTGCGGGTTTCCGCCAGGCCCTTTGGGGACCCACCTTCCCCCGGGATGTTTTGGTAGAAAATGCGGAGAGTTTACTCTCAAAACcgaatttatattaatttttcccttatttttcggGTCTCTAATGTCTTCCGCTCTcgctgctgccgctgccgctgTCACAATATTCGCAGCACCAGAgaggaggcggaggaggaggaAAACTTTTCAAACTTTCCAGACCCTGAAtaaaggggtttttttttttcccaccgaCCTCACCTTCGGGTCTCCAGCCGCATCGCCCCCTGCCCTGTCAGAAGCGACTTCGGGAGTCCCCGCACCCCCGCccgattatttttattttattttttattattatttttctctctggggTCCTGAGCAGGGGCTGAGAGCAGCACAaactttttcctcctcctttcgcCGCCGCGGCTCCTCTGCCCCCTCAGCGAGTCCCATAATTTAAATAACCCTGATATTTCTCCCGCTAAACGCCTCTCCGCCGCCCCGGACCCCGGGAGAACTCACCGCGGGGCTTTAACATCCTCCCTCCGGCCCGTCCGCCGCCTTTACACCGCCCGCGgaatttctaataatttttttctcatatttcgGGCTGGACGCGGCGGGCCTGGAAATTGTTTCCTTACGCCTCTTTCCAGCAGCCATTGTAGTGTATGCGCTGCCCCTGCAGCCCAACTTgcagctgccgccgccgccgccgccgccgccgccgacgTCGCGCCCACCGCCGCCTCCCCCGGCCCGCTCGGCCACCGCCCCCGCCTCCCGCcggcccgccccctgcccccgcccgccGCTGCGCCCGCCCTCCCCGCCCTTCCCCGCGCGCTCCTCCCCGGGGCCGGCCACTGGGTGCCACCGCCGCCGCAGCCTCGCGCTCCGATTGGCCCGCCGCGCCGCCCGTCAAGCCGAAGTGTTAAGAGGCGGGCCGCGGCGCGGGGggcgcggcggggcgggggcggaggcGGGGTCGCGAGCACCGCCCCGCCCACTCCTCTCGTCTCGGCCCTCCTCCCGCCGGCTGGGGGCGGGGCGAGGCCCGCCCGCCCCCACCGAGCCGGGCCCCGTTCGGCTGTCAGTCAGGCGGCGGGGCGCGCTCATTGGGTCGGCGGCCGCCGCGGAGCGGGGGCAGCACGTTGGGATGCGCGCTACTTAAGGCCCAGCTGCGTGAGCCATTGACGTGTTTGGAGCTGGAGACGGCCTGGACGCTGGCGGAGCGGCCGCCCGAGGTGAGTGgtttccccgccccccccccccccccccccgcccctccgCCTTGCCCTCCGCCGCGGCTGCAGAGCTGCGGGAAGAGACTGGCGCGTCCCGGCCGCCGCGGGACCCGCAGTCGCGTCTCCGGCGTGAAGCCGCCTCCACCAGGCCTCGCCTAAGCGCGGGCCTCTTGCCGTTGCGCTTCCTCGTGGCAACGCGGGTCTCCTCGGGCCGGGGGCGAGGGAGGTGCCCCCTGCCTGGGCACCCCCAGCCCTTCCTTCACCCTTACTTCTCAGCCTTTGGAGCGTAATCGCCCTCCCAACCCCCTGCCCGCGCCCCCAGTTCCCTGCGTTTTCTTCGCCCCCTGCCTTCTTGGGTGCCGTCGAAAGTGAGAGCAAGGTGTGTTCACCTGCGCCCACCGCTCACGAGGTTGAACGGGCAGCTGTCGGGAGGCCGCGGGCCTAGGGCTCGCCTCGCTCCGGGATCTCCTCTCGCCTTCCCCGCCCCCTCCGAAAGGCCACCCCGACTTCCTGATCCGCCGCTTGCTCCTAGACATATGTTGAAGGCTCGAATGCCTCGCGGGACGCGTTGCGGATTCCCGACGGCTGCTCCTGCGGTGGGGAGGCCCGCAGCCCTGCCTGGGCTCGGATAGCCTGGAGCGCGGGCGGTGGCGGCGGCAGGGGGCCTTGGACGGGTCAGGAGCTTGCAAAGCTCCCTTGCAAAGCTGCTCCGAGTGGGGACGTGGAACCACTGGATGGAAAGTcgagaaatactttttaaagcattttgccCTTTGCAAAAAGAGTTGAGCGCTCTTCCTCAAACGTGCTGTGCTTTTTTGCGCCCCCTCCCTCAAATCGTTGGTTTCTCTCCCACTATCCTCTGCGGACAGAGCTTAGGCACCTTTGTTTGTTACCTTTGGAGAGCAAGTAGATAAGGCCTCCCTAGCGGAACACCCGCTTTCAGCTCGGGTCCTCACTGTAAACTgacatttcctcttcatttccagTTATTACATGTGGATTCGTGCAGAGCAGGTGACAGTCGGAAATCCAAACTTAGATTGACTGGTATTTAGAACccggaagggaaaggaaaggaaaggtgaATATACTCCTACAGCGAACTTGATTCAGTCTATGTGATGTTACCTAGGTGGTGtggtttttaaagaatttctaaCCGACGATGGTGATAAAAAGTAGAACACTTTCACGGAAGGGGGGCAACCTGAGTTCAGTCTGCGTCAGATCATtgttgagattacatccaaggaGTGTGAACAGTGGAGCAGAGCTCTGTGCTCAGAACACAGGACACATGCAGACAAGAAAACCGTGAGTTCATTTTGTGGCCTCTGTGCGGGAGAGGAAGAAGCTTCTAGGTACAGTTGAACAGCATCTTGAAATTTTCTTCCTGTCAAGAGATTTCTGTTAGCTAGGTGTACTCATGTATTGGTCAATGAAGATCATAAAATAGAAGGATTGCTTACTGAAAGGACCCGGAATGATTAGACTTTTTTCTATCCTTCTTTGCAAAGGTTATCCTCTTTAGCTTGGACATACTGAGCTTGTAAAAGAGAAAGGGAACTAGTTGACTCATGATCCTAGAATACCTCCACTTTTCAGGAGCTTATGGGAGTCTGATTGTTTTTCCTGaatgtacttttatttcttttaacatgGCTCATATTTTTTGATGGTCCCATCTTGGGGAGGGAAAGTAGAAACCACTTTGCGCAAAAGTTCAGAGCTCTGTCTAGTTATAACTGATTCAGTTTTTTATTCATTGGTGTTTCAGGTAGGTAATCCTACATTATTTGCTGTCTTCTTTGATCTTTAGGTAAAAGACAGTTAAGCTAGAGCAGGATTCAGGAGTAAGTTCCATAAAGTTAGCgcagagcatttaaaaatatttgtgggtGGCTCGTTGATAATATGCCAACGTGTTGAAATAAAGAATTGCGTTTAATTAACAAGtaattgagttttttaaaaaaaattctcttttagtTCATTTCTATGATGGTGTCTTTGAAGATAACAGGCATACCAATTTCAGTTAGATTCATTAGAGAGGGCATTTGTCCTGGGAGTATGGGTGACGTACTTGTTATAAGAGTATATGATTTGACTTGGAATCCCTAATTGGCTCTTAAGAACTGTGATCATCTTTAATTGATAAAGGCTCCTCCAAGCTGTATGCCTATAGGGCTTTAGCCAGAAGATGAATGTGCCGCAGTGGTGTTCCCTCACTTCCTTTATCCCTGGAAGTATCAGTTAAATAGAAGATGCTTTTGGGAAGTTaaatttcagatttctttttttttaaacttttcagaaTGTCCACTGAGCAATAACTTTggtgtgtggttttgtttttttttttttttggtacattgGTCAACACAGGACAGGCCACAGAGTAGACATTCAGATACTTTAGTTGACTTGCTAAAGTTGGGTTGTACTAAATTATTCCACCCTTATTTTGTGTGCTAATCAGTGTATAATAAGGAAGTAATCATTAGAGTGCATgctgtatttttgtcttgttaatACATTTAATTGCTTAGTCTATAGATATTGTTGTCTTTTAGTCCCTGAAAGtcagtctgactctgcgacctcatagactataatctgccaggctcctctgtccatggaattctccaggcaagaatactggagtgggttgtcagtaccacctccaggggatcttcccagcccagggatagaactctcgtctgctgcattggcaggcggattcttcaccactttaGAAATAGGAGTAAACTAAAACTGAATTTTAGCAGAACTGTATTTTTCTCTGAAGATTGCAGTTAGATTTCAGTAGAGGCACTTAAACAGTTTAAACAAGGTGTTTGTGCTGAGGCATGAGTCAGTGTAGAGGAGAATCACATCCAAGTCTTCATTCTGAAAATACAGAGAGCACGTGAGTGCCTCACTAGAAAATCTTTAGGCCAGAGTTAACTTTTCAGGTACTGTACTTGTGGAGTTGATGAGGCTTAACTGACTCCTGCATCATCCCCCGTCCCCCATGTTCCCCTTCCCAACCTCTGCCTGCAGGGAGAAGACACTTAGGATGCCCATGGTGACACGGAGGCTGAGGGATCCTGACGTAAACCCTTGCTTGTCGGTAAGCTGGTTGGCTTTGAATTGTCACAAGTATTACGTTGGAAAAAGAAGCATCTTCTGATTTTGTGGGCATCAGTTTTCTTCAATTCTTGAATAAAGTTATTCCTGTACAAGAAACATTCATGGCCTGTGTATCCTTATTTCACCAGAGCATTTTTAGATATTCATCATTTAGCTGACAAAGACTCATCTCTTTTAAGTTTCCCTAATTGGTAGAGCATACAAGATTTTAGTTGTCACTCTTAACCCTAGACAAGCATGTGCAACACTGAGGAAATTCTTGAGTCCGAACTTGCAAAGTTGGAAAAAGtaggtatttttaaatggttactgAAATTTGTTTTGATAACAATGATTTCATCATGTCCCTGAGACCACCTCGCTGAGAGTGAAGGGCTGATAACTGAATTAGAGTATTTAAAGCCTGAAGGTTTTCACAAGGGTATCGTGTAAACAAAATGTTTTGTTGTTATAATAAGCTTTTGTTGGCATTTATTTGGTACAATTAGCAGTTCTTGTGGCATTGTCATCCTTCAATAAGGCAGCCATCGGACTGGTGCTATGAAAATTGTATTTCCTGACTCATATGCATTTTCCAAATATACACACTTGTTAAATATTTGGCGTGGAGTATTGGCTTTGTTCTCTACTTGAAATCTGTTTTCAGCAGCTTTCCTAAGTTGCTTTAGATGAACCAAGTTTCTCAGATCTGTGAAGCAAATTACTTGCCCTTAATTTAAAGTTTTCCTTCAGATGACTTCTCAGAATCATGCCTTTTACTCTGAAGTTTGTTATCCAGTCTGCTTCCAGTTCAGACAGCTAAACTTTAATTCCCAAATGGCAGCTACCCTCCTTTGAACTTGTAGCCCTGTGTAGCTTACTTCAGTTTTGAAGTGATATTAATGATACCTATTAAAATTACTGACATAATAGTGTATTTACTTGCGTAATGGAGTGAATGATAGCCAAACATACGTTGAGATGAATGTCATTAATTTACCTTGTTGTAGACCAGTCATTAGCTATTTACTTAGGGTCTGGAAACCACCTTAACATCAAACGTTCAAGTCCAGGTGAGAACTTGGAGGAGTGGAGAGCTGCCCTCTGAGTCAGGAGATGGCATTTGgcttctgctgtgcagcagtgaatttctcttttcttttggccCTGCTGTgcagtcttagttccccaaccggggattaAATCCAGGCCCCTGGGAGTGAAAGTGCTGAGCCCTAACCCTGGACCCGCAGAAAGCTCCCtgcagtcatgactgagcacatcgAAGTTGCCTTAGCCGCCTCGATAAATGGTTACTGACTGATCTCATTCAGTGCTTTGACTCAAATTCCTGTGAATCAGATACAGAAAAAACTGACCCCAACTATGAAGAGGCAGGTGTTGGCCTTGAGCATAACGGATGCTGGGATAATTGGAAAGCTAAGTCCGTTTTGAAACTATCTCCAGTTATCTGCTCGGGGGACGCAGCTTCAGAAGTGTGTGTACCTTGTTTTTTAGATGCCACTCTGCCTCCTAAATGCTGCCTGTCTTACATGTTTAAGGAATCGGACGCGTCTACCAGATGCATGGCTGAAAACAACTATGACAAGGAGAGCTGTTCTTCTCACTTCTTGAAGTACAAGAACTGCCGGAAGTTCTGGGTAAGCTTGGCTTGGTCACCTCTGTCAGAACTCATCTGTTATGCATGAGTCTGAAGCCTGAGGTCTGTCAGAACCCACCACCCTTCCTTAGTGATGGCTgtgggaagcccatctttctgACCACATCCCCCGTGTGCCCTCAGGACCCTTGGGCACTCTCGTTGGGTACCTCAACCCTTCCCACGTGTGAGGATTCAGCTCCAACTGAGGTGGGTCTTCCTACGTGGATCAGTATCTCACCATCATGTTAGTTTTCTAGAGGTGGATGGAATGGCGGGCTTGCCCTGTCACCACGCGTATCCAACTTCTTTTTCTGCCTCCTCCCCCACTGCTGCCCATGGTCCccattttctcatatatattGTAATTTCTGCTTCTCTGAGCACCGGCTCCAATGGCTTCCTTTCCCTCTGCTCACTCACTTGTTGTGGTCACCTGTTGGCTCCTTTGGGCAGTTGTTCTGAATTGGTGGGCTGTGCTCCTGGGCTGGTAGTTCAACACTGTATCCCCATCCTAGTAACAGGGGTCATATTATTCCTGTGggaataatggggcttccctgggtcaggaacataccctagagaaggaaatgacaacccactccagtattcttgcctaggaaatcccatggacagaggagcttggagggctacaatccatggggttgcaaagcagtcagacaggacttggcatctaaactaccaccaccaccatgggaATAATcacttctttttaatggatgataaTCTCAAAACATTATCTGGAGTCctagaatttattttctgttttttttttaacctgctcttttatgtttccttttagAAGACGCAATACCCGATTACTGGCAGTTGATTGGCATATAGTATATGACTGATTCTGGTTTCTTCTCTTTTGTACATACACACAGAACTCTGTCATGATCCAGAGAAGACAAAACGGAGTGAAGCCGCCCATGCCCACGGCAGCAGAGAGAGACGAGATCTTGGGAGGATTGGGGAAGATGCCCTATTGAGTGTttgcattaaaattatttatttaacttaggaacagataaatatttttaataagtggTTACTGCGTCTTCATAAGACTTTTCAGGCCTTACCCAGACAGATCTCGGATTCCTCAGGGAAAGCCCCGTGTCCTCCACTTCTGCTGTCAGTGCCGCAATGAGAGCGGGCCACCCCGGCTCTGCCACGTCCCCGACTTCAGAAGACTTGCTGAAtgcaagggggccttaggaacaGCTCAGTGGAGAGTTGAGCTTTTCTGCCGGGTCtcgagagaaagaagaaagatgcgAACAAGGGAGGGATTAAGGGGGTGAAAGGGAGGCAGTGTCTCCAAGGAAGAAGTGATGTGCGTGACAGCACGACGAGGGCGGGCTGGAGCCACATGTGGAGAGCAGTGTTTGGACTGTcctggaggggaggtggggactGAGTGGTGGGGAGAAGACTGGACAGCAAGTCCAGGGTGGATACCCGATGGGCCTCAGTCTCAGGCATGTTACTAAGGTCTCTGCCCTGATCTCACTCCTTTACCTTGGTTTAAAAAGCCTTGGGGAGGCACGGGTGTCTTTAAATGACATACAGAGAACTGGTTTTCTTTATGTTTCCTTAATGATGGGCTTAGTCAAAGGATTCTGAGACTGAAGTCTGTGGTTACTGGACAGCCTTCTAAAGAAAAGATGGTGCTTTCAGAGGTGGGTTTCACCTGCAGGAGGAGATGGACAGGAGGGGCTGGGGTTCATCAGGTGATGGCAACACAGGATGAGGCTGGAGCTGAGCTTCATTTTATGATATAAAAGAGAATATTCAGTATCATGACTGGGGTGGGGTTGTAAAGCAGCTCTCAAACCCACGCCTTTTAAAATCCAGGGTCTTTCATTTACAGGATTGCTTTGTAAAAGACACATTATTTGATCAAATTTCATGTGTATAGAAAGTGAAAACAGATAGTTTGTGTCCCTTCTCTTCATCTGGTCCTGGTGCCGGAGTATTAGGACGGCTGCTGACACAAACTGTCCAGCTCGTTGGTCCTAGTCCAAAATCCAGGTCAGAGGTTTTTAAACTATGCAacctttattttcaaatgtgaTTCTATTTGAATAAAAGGTAGAACTGTTTCAGAAATTCTTTGATTTGTATTGATTGCTGTAAAAATGATGGATTTAGATAGGAGCTGACAAGCAATGAATATTGTGTAAGAAACATTTGAGTACTTCTAGGCTTATTTAAAAGTGGAATTTTAATGTCACCTTTTTAAATGTACATACCAATATCCACATTTATTTGTCCTGGCctagctctttttatttttaaataggtttATCAACATGCAGTCTGTATACCATGTAAACCATTTGTTCAAAGTGTACAATGCAGTGGTTGTTATTAATAGTATACTGACAAAGTTGTCATCTATCCCCACAACTGACTTTAGGAGCCGTCACCCCAGAAAGCAAGCCTGTGCCGGTAGCACTCTTGGCCTGCTCCTAACACACACCACCCTTCGTCTCCACTTCACACCCCAAACACTCAGCAGCTACtcacctactttctgtctctagaaTTGCCTGCTCTGGACATTtccataaatggaatcatgtaccTTGTGATCTTTGGTGACTGGTTTCCTTCACTCACCATCATGTTCTCAAGGTTCAGTCCCATTGCTTGGATCAGTGCTTCGTTGCTTTTGTTGCTGACAAAGCTTCCATTGTGTGAatacaccacattttatttatacattcatcAGTTGACAGGTATTTGGTTGTTTGTGGTGTTGGCTATTTTATGAGGTGTGTTGCTTCTTGAAACTTGTGTGTACAAGCTTTTGCATGGACAGCATctttttggatatatgcccagcagtTGAACTGGTGTGACcatactgggtcatatggtgagtACATTTAGTCTTTTGAGGAGCCAACATGTTTTCCAGAGTGGCAGCACCACTTTACAGTGTATGAGTTCCAATTTGTTCACATGCtcattaacatttattgtaaTACCTGCCTTTGATGACAGCCATCCTAGAGGTATCCTagttggtatctcattgtgattttgatttgaatttccctgatggctgatgatgctgagcatcttttcacatgcataTTGGCCACTTAGagatcttctttggagaaatgtttgctcagatcctttgcccatttttaaattgggttgtatATTTTTATCACTGCCAGAGTCCTTTACATACACTAGATACATGTCCCTGATAAAATACATGGTTTCTGAATTTTATCTTCCATTCTGAATATGTTGTGTTTGCACTTCATGGTGTCTTGTGAAACACAgaagcttttcattttg
Above is a window of Bos javanicus breed banteng chromosome 14, ARS-OSU_banteng_1.0, whole genome shotgun sequence DNA encoding:
- the CHCHD7 gene encoding coiled-coil-helix-coiled-coil-helix domain-containing protein 7, coding for MPMVTRRLRDPDVNPCLSESDASTRCMAENNYDKESCSSHFLKYKNCRKFWNSVMIQRRQNGVKPPMPTAAERDEILGGLGKMPY